The Bacteroidales bacterium genome has a segment encoding these proteins:
- a CDS encoding T9SS type A sorting domain-containing protein, with protein MKTKLTLLLSFVLMAGLYGFAQGDKAPVAVNDYVEVMTFDTIEIKVLENDFAYENHPFKIHLALGGNNGTFVKTDTSIFYSANLGFEGLDSLIYSIKDLENNLISNIAKVYITVNGGTWVIGGGYDYLDVNQVRCRINAHGNQFWDVNYEDFINYEVPAGSGKNSIFCEALWIGGLDENDVLCLAAERYRQNGIDFFPGPIMDSLAYSAVPDSVWNKVWKLSAYEIAFHRQHWQDEGYKAIKNITRWPGNGDVSLGQAAQLAPYYDWDGDGIYDPMAGDFPLIRGDQTVFTLVNDARYLHTETGGKKLGIEIQTAYYAYDEPGDSALKYTTFADQYIINRSQHTYHDVYAANFVDFDLGKADDDFICSDTLLHSAIVYNGTAEDGTGGPGEYGAHPPAQSFTCLSYPMDAFVYSSNFGVPQPMTDPYSDTEYYSYLQALWKDSTAFTYGGNGYGGDQVVKYVFPGDPVSGEGWTEASAGNAPGDRRGVIVSGPHDFNPGDTLHLEYALVFARDYEGDNLSSLALLKDRIKEVHAFYQNALGIEKPASTAKTVNLYPNPCTDKLFIDASQFPTGTTINFAVFDILGKQWMQCKLSPESENVVDFSKINPGIYFIRIVDGKNSYTKKVIRK; from the coding sequence ATGAAAACAAAATTAACACTCCTCCTCAGCTTTGTTTTAATGGCTGGTTTGTATGGCTTCGCGCAGGGCGACAAAGCCCCGGTAGCCGTAAACGATTACGTGGAAGTTATGACTTTCGACACCATCGAGATTAAAGTTTTGGAAAACGATTTTGCTTACGAAAATCATCCTTTCAAAATCCATTTGGCTTTGGGTGGGAATAATGGCACCTTCGTTAAAACCGACACTTCCATTTTTTATAGTGCTAATCTCGGATTCGAGGGGTTGGATTCATTGATCTACAGCATCAAAGATTTGGAGAATAATCTGATTTCCAATATTGCCAAAGTTTACATTACAGTTAATGGTGGAACTTGGGTTATTGGTGGAGGTTACGATTATTTGGATGTCAATCAGGTAAGATGCAGGATTAACGCCCATGGCAATCAATTTTGGGATGTTAATTATGAAGATTTTATTAATTATGAAGTACCGGCAGGATCAGGGAAAAATAGTATTTTTTGTGAAGCATTATGGATTGGCGGCCTCGATGAGAATGATGTGCTTTGCCTCGCCGCCGAAAGATATCGGCAGAATGGAATTGACTTTTTTCCCGGACCTATCATGGATAGTCTGGCTTATTCCGCTGTTCCTGATTCGGTATGGAACAAGGTATGGAAATTATCGGCGTATGAAATTGCCTTTCATCGCCAGCATTGGCAGGACGAAGGCTACAAAGCCATAAAAAATATTACCCGATGGCCGGGCAACGGAGATGTAAGTCTCGGCCAGGCGGCGCAACTGGCGCCTTACTATGATTGGGATGGCGATGGCATTTATGATCCTATGGCTGGCGATTTTCCGCTTATCAGAGGCGACCAAACGGTATTCACCCTCGTGAACGATGCGCGATATTTACACACCGAAACCGGTGGCAAAAAGTTGGGTATCGAAATACAAACCGCTTATTATGCCTACGACGAGCCGGGCGATTCGGCACTGAAATACACCACCTTTGCTGATCAGTACATCATCAATCGCTCGCAACATACCTATCACGATGTGTATGCCGCCAACTTCGTGGATTTTGATTTGGGAAAAGCCGATGATGATTTCATTTGTAGCGATACCCTCCTCCATTCGGCTATTGTGTATAATGGCACAGCAGAGGATGGAACCGGTGGACCAGGAGAATATGGTGCGCACCCGCCGGCACAATCGTTCACCTGTCTTAGTTACCCAATGGATGCTTTTGTCTATTCTTCAAATTTTGGTGTTCCGCAGCCCATGACCGATCCATACAGCGACACGGAATATTATTCCTATTTACAAGCTTTGTGGAAAGATTCCACGGCATTTACTTATGGCGGCAACGGTTATGGAGGCGATCAAGTTGTAAAATATGTTTTTCCAGGTGACCCTGTGAGTGGCGAGGGATGGACTGAAGCAAGCGCCGGCAACGCACCCGGCGATCGGCGGGGAGTAATAGTTTCGGGTCCGCACGATTTTAATCCCGGCGACACGCTGCATCTGGAATATGCCCTGGTGTTTGCACGCGATTACGAGGGCGACAATCTTTCGAGCCTTGCTCTTTTGAAAGACCGAATTAAGGAGGTTCATGCTTTTTATCAAAATGCGCTTGGCATCGAAAAACCAGCGTCAACAGCCAAGACTGTAAATTTGTACCCCAATCCCTGCACCGACAAACTGTTTATAGACGCTTCACAATTTCCGACTGGCACAACTATCAATTTCGCTGTTTTTGATATTCTTGGCAAACAGTGGATGCAATGCAAGCTCAGTCCGGAATCGGAAAATGTGGTTGATTTTAGCAAAATCAATCCTGGAATTTATTTCATTCGAATAGTGGATGGAAAAAACAGCTACACTAAAAAAGTGATACGGAAATAA
- a CDS encoding T9SS type A sorting domain-containing protein: MKTKLTLLFGLIFFVLINGYSQGDKSPIAVDDYVIVSILETIEIMILENDYTYENHPFEILHVFGGNYGTFVKTDSSIIYTSGFVSGVIDSLIYKIKDLENNMVSDFAKVYITIITESHDYLDINEVRCRIRSFGLQYWDLGYENYEVPAGSGNSTIFSGSVWIGGLDENDTLCLAADKHRSIGIDFSPGPIMDSLGYASVPDKIWEKVWKLSSDEIAYHRQHWQDEGYQAIRNITRWPGNGDVSLGQAAQLAPYYDWDGDGIYDPMAGDFPLIRGDQTVFTIVNDDRDVHLNTGGKKLGVEIQTAYYAYDEPGDSALKYTTFADQCIINRSQTTYHDVYVANDINFLLGYPLDDFLCSDTLLHSAIVYNGEVQDGAGGPHEYGAHPPAQSFTCLNYPMDAFVFFSYDSVPEPMTYPQVASEYYTYLQALWKDSTPFTYGGNGYGGEQVVKHLFPGDPVSGEGWTEASAGNAPGDRRGVIVSGPHDFNPGDTLHMEYALVFARDYEGDNLSSVALLKTRIQEVRDFYQNALGIEKPASTAMTLNLYPNPFTDKLFIDASQFPTGTAIDFAVFDILGKQLMQGKLHPETENVVDFSKINPGIYFIRIVDGKNSYTKKVVRGER; this comes from the coding sequence ATGAAAACAAAATTGACACTCCTCTTCGGCCTTATTTTTTTTGTTTTAATAAATGGGTATTCGCAAGGAGACAAATCCCCTATTGCCGTTGATGATTACGTCATAGTATCAATACTCGAAACCATCGAGATTATGATTTTGGAAAATGATTATACCTACGAAAATCATCCTTTTGAAATTCTCCATGTATTTGGTGGCAATTATGGCACCTTCGTTAAAACCGACTCTTCCATTATTTACACTTCGGGTTTTGTAAGCGGGGTCATAGATTCATTGATTTATAAAATCAAAGACCTGGAGAATAATATGGTTTCGGATTTTGCCAAAGTTTACATAACGATTATTACTGAAAGTCATGATTATTTGGATATCAATGAGGTAAGATGCAGGATTCGTTCCTTTGGCCTGCAGTACTGGGATTTGGGTTATGAAAATTATGAAGTCCCGGCAGGATCGGGAAACTCAACTATTTTTTCCGGATCGGTGTGGATTGGCGGCCTCGATGAAAATGATACCCTTTGCCTCGCCGCCGACAAACATCGGTCTATTGGAATTGACTTTTCACCAGGACCTATCATGGATAGTCTGGGCTACGCTTCTGTCCCTGATAAAATATGGGAAAAAGTGTGGAAACTTTCATCGGATGAAATCGCTTACCATCGCCAGCATTGGCAGGATGAGGGCTACCAGGCCATAAGAAACATAACCCGATGGCCGGGCAACGGAGATGTAAGTCTCGGCCAGGCAGCGCAACTGGCACCTTACTATGATTGGGATGGCGATGGCATTTATGATCCTATGGCTGGCGATTTTCCGCTTATCAGAGGCGACCAAACGGTGTTCACCATTGTGAATGATGACCGGGATGTGCACCTCAATACCGGTGGCAAAAAGTTGGGTGTCGAAATACAAACCGCTTATTACGCCTACGACGAGCCGGGCGATTCGGCGCTGAAATACACCACCTTTGCCGATCAATGCATCATCAATCGTTCGCAAACCACCTACCATGATGTGTATGTCGCCAATGACATCAATTTTCTTTTGGGATACCCTCTTGATGATTTCCTTTGCAGCGATACCCTGCTCCATTCGGCTATTGTGTATAATGGTGAAGTGCAGGATGGCGCCGGAGGACCGCATGAATATGGCGCGCACCCGCCGGCACAATCGTTTACCTGTCTTAATTACCCAATGGATGCTTTTGTCTTTTTTTCTTATGATAGTGTTCCCGAGCCAATGACCTATCCACAAGTCGCCTCTGAGTACTATACATATTTACAGGCTTTGTGGAAGGATTCCACTCCTTTTACTTACGGAGGAAATGGCTATGGAGGCGAACAAGTCGTAAAACATCTTTTTCCGGGCGACCCTGTGAGTGGCGAGGGATGGACTGAAGCAAGCGCCGGCAATGCACCCGGCGATCGGCGGGGAGTAATAGTTTCGGGGCCGCACGATTTTAATCCCGGCGACACGCTGCACATGGAGTACGCCCTGGTGTTTGCACGCGATTACGAAGGCGACAACCTTTCAAGTGTCGCACTTTTAAAAACCAGAATTCAGGAAGTCAGAGATTTTTATCAAAATGCGCTTGGCATCGAAAAGCCAGCGTCAACAGCCATGACTTTAAATTTGTATCCCAATCCCTTTACCGACAAACTGTTTATAGACGCTTCACAATTTCCAACTGGCACCGCCATAGATTTTGCTGTTTTTGATATTCTTGGCAAACAGTTGATGCAAGGCAAACTCCATCCGGAAACGGAAAATGTGGTTGATTTCAGCAAAATCAATCCCGGTATTTATTTCATCAGAATTGTGGATGGCAAAAATAGCTACACCAAAAAAGTGGTTCGTGGGGAAAGGTAG
- a CDS encoding cation transporter codes for MNDQRKLTNTALILSIVTIVYNLAEGLVSIYYGLGDETLALLGFGVDSFVEVISGIGILHLVIRMKRFGTDPASRDRFERTALRVTGFSFFLLTAGLVLGSVVNLIQGNTPTSTLAGIIISSISIATMWFLMTYKKKIGVRLNSDAIVADANCTKTCFYLSIILLAASGLYEVFGISYIDVAGSLAIAWFAYREGREALEKASHKTLACGCGDDHC; via the coding sequence ATGAACGACCAAAGGAAACTGACAAATACCGCACTGATTCTCAGCATTGTTACCATTGTGTACAATCTTGCCGAAGGCCTTGTTTCGATTTACTATGGGCTGGGCGATGAAACGCTTGCACTGCTTGGTTTTGGCGTAGATAGTTTTGTGGAGGTAATCTCGGGTATCGGCATACTGCACTTGGTGATACGCATGAAAAGATTTGGTACCGATCCGGCATCGCGCGATCGGTTTGAAAGAACTGCCTTGCGTGTTACCGGTTTCAGTTTTTTTCTTTTGACAGCCGGGCTGGTGCTGGGATCGGTTGTTAATTTGATACAAGGTAATACGCCTACCTCCACGCTGGCCGGCATCATCATTTCTTCCATTAGCATTGCTACCATGTGGTTTTTGATGACATACAAAAAGAAAATCGGTGTCCGACTTAACTCCGACGCCATTGTTGCGGATGCCAATTGTACCAAAACCTGTTTTTACCTAAGCATTATTTTGCTGGCAGCAAGCGGCTTGTATGAAGTGTTCGGGATCAGCTATATCGATGTGGCAGGCTCGTTGGCCATTGCCTGGTTTGCCTACAGAGAAGGAAGGGAAGCACTCGAAAAAGCAAGCCACAAAACTTTAGCCTGTGGATGCGGGGACGATCATTGTTAA
- a CDS encoding T9SS type A sorting domain-containing protein, whose amino-acid sequence MKKLFFLFAMLLSALVINAQYATPGNGMHFTIDDLVEYSSGAVTFDPNGQYSFHQDVTLSATDTLSIIFDAEINMADNVLVTVNGTMIVNPLSGIVLFKAQNDHFRGFRFDNSSGSSFYDTYFKKAGGIRLLSSDVAFTFCDFTEFDQQYTTGTINVSGSVPVITLCNFTYNDGPAVMSAANGNASPQIINCEIRYNVAANGNTPQINLGTSGADSIRIIGNTIEGNPDNFRAGGIAITTLAGGSVAARIEDNDIFNNRYGITVFGNNLGVLVRGNEIKDNNTQNLPMLGGSGININGNETNQAIITGNTITGNLWGISLQGTPAPNIGQLDSADYNPGENVIYGNGNEGEVYDLYNNTPNDIMAQNNHWGTTNIDSVESHIFHQPDDPTLGLVTYLPIAEPVGISEPATLRPAIITHIFPNPATRSFFVEIESSEISDSSVSELQLFDAAGRLIAINIDKQSHGFKVFLKETYQGIAFLKITFAEREITKKIIFR is encoded by the coding sequence ATGAAAAAACTATTCTTTCTTTTTGCAATGCTATTATCGGCATTGGTCATTAACGCGCAATACGCCACGCCCGGCAACGGCATGCATTTTACCATCGACGACCTGGTGGAATATTCGTCTGGTGCGGTGACGTTTGATCCAAACGGGCAATACTCCTTTCATCAGGATGTAACGCTTTCGGCAACGGATACGCTGAGCATCATCTTCGATGCAGAAATCAATATGGCCGACAACGTACTCGTCACCGTTAACGGGACGATGATCGTTAATCCGCTAAGTGGCATCGTGCTTTTTAAAGCGCAAAATGATCATTTTCGGGGGTTTCGTTTTGACAATAGTTCCGGCTCATCGTTTTACGACACATATTTTAAAAAAGCTGGCGGCATCAGGCTGCTGTCCTCGGATGTGGCTTTTACTTTTTGCGATTTTACCGAGTTTGATCAGCAATACACCACAGGTACTATTAATGTTTCGGGGAGTGTTCCGGTGATTACGCTTTGCAACTTCACTTACAACGATGGCCCGGCGGTGATGTCGGCAGCCAATGGCAACGCTTCGCCACAAATCATCAATTGTGAGATAAGATACAATGTGGCCGCCAATGGCAATACGCCGCAGATTAACCTGGGAACCTCCGGCGCCGATAGCATCCGCATCATCGGCAATACCATCGAAGGCAACCCTGACAACTTTAGGGCTGGTGGCATCGCTATTACTACGCTTGCTGGCGGGAGTGTTGCCGCACGCATCGAAGACAACGATATTTTTAACAATCGCTATGGTATCACCGTATTTGGCAACAACCTCGGGGTGCTGGTGCGTGGCAACGAAATTAAGGATAACAACACCCAAAACCTACCGATGCTGGGCGGAAGCGGGATTAATATAAACGGCAACGAAACCAACCAAGCCATCATTACCGGAAATACAATCACAGGCAACCTTTGGGGCATCAGCCTGCAAGGCACGCCCGCACCCAACATTGGCCAGCTGGACAGCGCAGACTACAATCCCGGCGAAAATGTAATTTATGGCAATGGCAACGAAGGAGAGGTTTATGATCTTTATAACAATACCCCCAACGACATCATGGCCCAAAACAATCATTGGGGAACCACCAACATCGACAGCGTGGAATCGCATATTTTTCATCAACCCGACGACCCAACATTAGGCCTGGTAACTTATCTACCGATTGCTGAACCCGTCGGGATCAGCGAGCCTGCAACTTTGCGCCCTGCAATTATAACCCATATATTTCCAAATCCGGCTACACGCAGTTTTTTTGTCGAAATAGAAAGCTCTGAAATCTCGGACTCATCAGTTTCAGAGCTTCAACTTTTCGATGCCGCCGGACGATTGATTGCTATTAATATTGATAAACAAAGCCATGGTTTTAAAGTATTCTTAAAAGAAACCTACCAGGGAATTGCGTTTTTGAAAATTACTTTTGCAGAGAGAGAAATTACAAAGAAGATTATTTTTAGATAA
- a CDS encoding amidophosphoribosyltransferase, with amino-acid sequence MSEQIKHECGIALLRLRKPPEHYLREYGTSLYGLNKMHLMMQKQHNRGQDGAGLANIKLDMEPGVKYISRHRSGSATPIIDVFRHVYAPFQQLEKTRPELLLDTGWLKRNLEFTGELFLGHLRYGTFGGHGIENLHPVVRASNWITKNLVLAGNFNMTNVDELFATLVEIGQYPIQTTDTITILEKIGHFLDEENEIHYQKYKKLGFVKKEISEKIAADLNIRDILVKAAKSWDGGYAIAGLLGHGDAFVMRDPVGIRPVFYYIDDEVVAAASERPVLQTTFNLRVDQVKELQPGHVLVVKKNGTAEVLPFAKPQVVKACSFERIYFSRGTDSDIYRERKMLGKLLTPEVLKAINYDIDNTVFSYIPNTATVAFKGLIEEVNRFCNGIKADRITALGAQSTPEKISEILSMAPRVEDIAVKDVKLRTFIAKDSGRDDLVGHVYDVTYGVVCDGIDNLVVIDDSIVRGTTLRQSIIRILDRLGPKKIIIASSAPQIRYLDCYGIDMAKLGDFIAFKAAISLLHETNQKSIINEVYKKAKAQEHLPKEQVVNYVKQIYEPFTARQISERIAQLVTPEHTRASVEVIYQSIEDLHAALPNHTGDWYFTGNYPTPGGNKVVNRAFINYVENRNVRAY; translated from the coding sequence ATGAGCGAACAAATAAAACACGAATGCGGGATAGCACTGCTGCGACTGCGTAAGCCTCCGGAGCATTATCTGCGCGAATACGGCACCAGCCTTTATGGCCTCAACAAGATGCACCTGATGATGCAGAAGCAACACAACCGTGGGCAGGATGGCGCCGGACTGGCCAACATAAAACTCGACATGGAGCCTGGCGTGAAATACATCAGCCGTCACCGTTCCGGCTCGGCTACGCCCATCATCGACGTCTTCAGGCATGTGTACGCACCGTTTCAGCAGCTCGAAAAAACGCGTCCTGAACTTTTGCTCGACACGGGCTGGCTCAAGCGAAATCTCGAATTTACCGGAGAGCTCTTTCTGGGACATCTGCGCTACGGAACCTTTGGCGGCCACGGTATCGAAAACCTACATCCCGTGGTGCGCGCAAGCAACTGGATTACCAAAAATCTGGTGCTGGCCGGCAACTTCAATATGACCAACGTGGATGAGCTTTTTGCCACTTTGGTGGAGATTGGGCAATATCCCATCCAAACTACCGACACCATTACCATTCTCGAAAAAATAGGCCATTTTCTGGATGAAGAAAACGAAATCCATTATCAGAAATACAAGAAGCTGGGATTTGTAAAAAAAGAGATTTCCGAAAAAATTGCCGCCGATCTCAACATCCGCGACATACTCGTAAAAGCTGCTAAATCTTGGGATGGTGGTTATGCCATCGCCGGATTGCTGGGGCATGGTGATGCGTTTGTGATGCGCGATCCTGTGGGTATTCGTCCGGTGTTTTATTACATCGACGACGAAGTGGTGGCCGCCGCTTCGGAGCGTCCGGTGTTGCAAACTACTTTCAATCTGCGGGTCGATCAGGTAAAGGAGCTGCAGCCGGGGCATGTGCTCGTCGTCAAAAAAAACGGTACCGCCGAAGTGCTTCCATTTGCGAAGCCACAAGTTGTAAAAGCCTGCTCGTTCGAGCGCATTTATTTTTCGCGCGGAACTGACAGCGACATCTACCGCGAACGAAAGATGCTTGGCAAACTGCTCACCCCTGAGGTACTCAAAGCTATCAATTACGACATCGACAATACGGTGTTTTCGTATATTCCCAACACGGCTACTGTAGCTTTTAAAGGGTTGATTGAGGAAGTTAATAGGTTTTGCAACGGCATAAAAGCAGACCGGATCACTGCGCTGGGTGCGCAGTCCACGCCCGAAAAGATCAGCGAAATACTCAGCATGGCGCCGCGTGTGGAAGACATTGCTGTAAAAGATGTCAAGCTGCGCACCTTTATCGCCAAAGACAGCGGGCGCGACGATCTGGTGGGGCACGTTTACGACGTTACCTACGGCGTGGTGTGTGATGGCATAGATAACCTGGTGGTGATCGACGACTCCATCGTGCGTGGCACTACCTTGCGACAAAGCATCATCCGCATACTCGACAGGCTGGGGCCTAAAAAAATCATCATCGCCTCCTCGGCGCCACAGATTCGCTACCTCGACTGTTACGGTATCGACATGGCCAAGCTTGGCGATTTTATAGCTTTCAAAGCTGCCATCAGCCTGCTGCACGAAACCAACCAAAAAAGCATCATCAACGAAGTTTACAAAAAAGCCAAGGCGCAGGAGCATCTGCCCAAAGAACAGGTGGTAAATTATGTGAAGCAGATATACGAACCCTTTACTGCCCGGCAAATATCGGAGCGCATTGCGCAATTGGTGACTCCGGAACATACCCGCGCCAGTGTGGAGGTGATATACCAATCTATAGAAGACCTGCACGCTGCGTTGCCCAACCACACCGGCGATTGGTACTTTACGGGCAACTATCCCACACCCGGTGGCAACAAAGTGGTAAACCGTGCTTTTATCAATTACGTCGAAAACCGAAATGTGAGGGCTTATTAG
- a CDS encoding glycosyltransferase family 9 protein, producing the protein MKKYLIIRLSSIGDIVLTTPVVRCLKEQCAPCQVHFLTRRVYQEVVEANPYIDRVFTINDSVKEVLPGLKNENYDQIIDLHKNWRSLAVRYKLRIKSTSFSKLNVRKWLLVNFKIDRLPRVHIVDRYMQAVANLGVTNDGRGLDYFIPPEVVVPMESLPSPHRQGYVAVVIGGRHKTKQLPIEKTIVLCHGIKAPVILLGGPEDTAQGDTIAASDPEHIFNACGKFSLSQSAQLVEHAALVITNDTGLMHVAAAFNKKIISLWGNTVPEFGMYPYMPQHPDNFSIFEVKGLSCRPCSKIGFEKCPRGHFRCMMQQDIDGMIAMANGIVKEGKIKKKQF; encoded by the coding sequence TTGAAAAAATATCTGATCATCCGTTTGAGTTCCATCGGCGACATCGTGCTCACCACTCCGGTGGTGCGATGTCTCAAAGAGCAGTGCGCCCCCTGCCAGGTACATTTTCTTACACGCCGGGTGTATCAGGAAGTGGTTGAAGCCAATCCTTACATCGACCGGGTTTTTACCATCAACGACTCGGTGAAAGAAGTACTGCCGGGGCTGAAAAACGAAAATTACGACCAGATTATCGATCTGCACAAAAACTGGCGATCGCTGGCTGTGAGGTACAAGCTGAGAATAAAAAGCACTTCGTTTTCCAAACTCAACGTCCGCAAATGGCTGCTGGTAAATTTCAAGATCGACCGGCTGCCACGTGTTCATATCGTAGACAGATACATGCAGGCGGTGGCCAATCTCGGGGTAACCAACGACGGGCGCGGCCTCGATTATTTCATCCCACCCGAAGTGGTCGTTCCGATGGAATCGTTGCCATCGCCACACCGGCAAGGCTATGTGGCGGTAGTAATTGGCGGACGGCACAAAACCAAGCAACTACCCATAGAAAAAACCATCGTTTTGTGTCACGGAATTAAGGCACCTGTAATTTTGCTTGGCGGCCCGGAAGATACCGCGCAGGGCGACACCATCGCAGCCTCCGATCCCGAACATATCTTTAATGCCTGCGGAAAATTCAGCCTGAGTCAGTCGGCACAGCTGGTAGAACATGCGGCGCTGGTAATTACCAACGACACCGGACTTATGCACGTGGCGGCAGCATTCAACAAAAAAATTATTTCGCTGTGGGGCAACACCGTGCCGGAGTTTGGGATGTATCCTTACATGCCGCAACACCCTGATAACTTTTCGATTTTTGAAGTAAAAGGCCTGTCGTGCCGCCCCTGTTCCAAGATAGGTTTTGAGAAATGCCCACGCGGCCATTTCCGGTGTATGATGCAGCAGGACATCGACGGAATGATTGCGATGGCGAATGGGATAGTGAAGGAAGGGAAAATCAAAAAAAAGCAGTTTTGA
- a CDS encoding TatD family hydrolase, producing the protein MVMIDTHTHLYLEQFDDDRTAVVQRALDAGVQAMLLPNIDSKTIQPMLALCDAFPQHVFPMIGLHPTDVKENYEQELEIVKQQLAAGRYIAIGEIGIDLYWDKTWLSQQQLALEVQVQMAIDYRLPIVLHVRDSFDEVFEIIGPAAGENLTGVFHCFTGNREQAEKIIGWGFKLGVGGMVTYKNSGLAEVFADVDLQHLLLETDAPFLAPVPHRGKRNESAYLTLIATKLAEIKNVSVGEVARVTSQSARELFKIKTEKQKK; encoded by the coding sequence ATGGTGATGATCGATACCCACACACATCTTTATCTCGAGCAATTCGACGACGACCGGACGGCGGTGGTGCAACGCGCACTCGACGCAGGCGTGCAGGCAATGTTGCTGCCCAATATCGACAGCAAAACTATCCAGCCCATGCTGGCGTTGTGCGATGCGTTTCCGCAACATGTTTTTCCGATGATCGGGCTGCATCCTACTGATGTGAAGGAAAACTATGAGCAGGAGCTTGAAATTGTAAAGCAGCAACTTGCCGCGGGTCGGTACATTGCCATCGGCGAGATAGGCATCGATTTGTATTGGGACAAAACCTGGCTTAGTCAACAACAGCTTGCGCTGGAAGTGCAGGTTCAAATGGCAATAGACTACCGATTGCCCATCGTGCTGCATGTCCGCGATTCGTTTGATGAAGTATTTGAAATCATTGGCCCGGCGGCCGGCGAAAATCTTACCGGTGTGTTTCATTGTTTTACGGGCAACCGTGAACAAGCCGAAAAAATTATCGGATGGGGATTTAAGCTTGGCGTTGGCGGCATGGTGACGTACAAAAACTCCGGACTGGCTGAGGTGTTTGCTGACGTCGATCTTCAGCATCTGCTCCTCGAAACCGATGCGCCGTTTCTTGCTCCGGTGCCTCATCGCGGCAAACGCAACGAAAGCGCATATTTGACATTAATAGCTACTAAGCTGGCGGAGATTAAAAATGTTTCCGTCGGGGAAGTAGCGCGGGTCACGAGTCAATCGGCCAGGGAACTTTTTAAAATTAAAACAGAAAAACAAAAGAAATAA
- a CDS encoding type I asparaginase — MDKKDETSLLVIYTGGTIGMIKDQETGVLKPFNFDHLYDHMPSLRLINTRIDNYSFDPVIDSSNMNPGHWQKLGQVIYDNYEGYDGFVVLHGSDTMAYTASALSFMLENLNKPVILTGSQLPLGMIRTDGRENFITAVEIAAAYDDDTPLVAEVAVYFENQLMRGNRTTKYNAENFEAFRSPNYPSLAEAGVYIRYHKNDLRKPNFRKLKFRSEMDTNVGVLKLIPGLSQNFVRSVLQTKDLKALVLETYGSGNAPTDAWFLQMLAEAIAGGLLILNVTQCLGGYVEMEKYQTGIALKNIGVIGGADITTEAAITKLMFLLGNYKNTDDIKNLLISSLCGEITIN, encoded by the coding sequence ATGGATAAAAAAGACGAAACTTCATTGTTGGTAATCTACACTGGCGGTACCATCGGTATGATAAAAGATCAGGAAACCGGGGTGCTGAAACCGTTCAACTTCGATCATCTCTACGATCATATGCCTTCGCTGCGGCTCATCAACACGCGCATCGACAATTATTCCTTCGATCCGGTGATAGACTCTTCAAACATGAATCCAGGTCATTGGCAAAAGCTGGGGCAGGTGATTTACGACAACTACGAAGGCTATGATGGATTTGTGGTGCTGCACGGCTCCGACACAATGGCCTACACGGCATCAGCGCTCAGCTTTATGCTCGAAAACCTCAACAAGCCTGTGATTCTAACCGGTTCGCAACTGCCACTTGGGATGATACGCACCGACGGACGTGAGAACTTCATTACCGCCGTCGAAATTGCCGCTGCCTACGACGACGACACCCCACTGGTTGCGGAGGTGGCCGTGTATTTCGAGAATCAGCTCATGCGCGGCAACCGCACCACCAAGTACAATGCGGAGAACTTTGAGGCTTTTCGGTCGCCCAACTATCCATCGCTGGCCGAAGCCGGCGTTTACATACGTTATCATAAAAACGATTTGCGAAAGCCTAATTTCAGAAAATTGAAATTCCGATCTGAAATGGATACCAATGTGGGCGTGTTAAAACTCATCCCCGGGCTGTCGCAAAATTTTGTAAGGTCGGTTTTGCAAACCAAAGATTTGAAAGCGCTGGTGCTCGAAACTTATGGGTCGGGCAATGCTCCCACGGATGCCTGGTTTCTGCAGATGTTGGCTGAAGCCATTGCTGGTGGCCTGTTGATACTCAACGTAACGCAATGTCTGGGAGGCTATGTGGAGATGGAGAAATACCAAACCGGAATCGCACTCAAAAATATTGGAGTGATTGGCGGCGCCGACATCACCACCGAGGCAGCCATTACCAAATTGATGTTTTTGTTGGGCAATTATAAAAATACGGATGACATCAAGAATCTGTTGATCAGCAGTTTGTGTGGAGAAATCACCATCAATTAA